From the genome of Poecilia reticulata strain Guanapo unplaced genomic scaffold, Guppy_female_1.0+MT scaffold_1934, whole genome shotgun sequence:
GATGAGTCTGAAGAAGAGGCGCCACCTCCCAAGAAAGCAGCCAAGGCAGCTGCAAAGCCTGCCAAGGGTCCTGCCAAGCCTGCAGTGAAGACTAAACCTGCAAAGGAGTCTTCTGATGAAGAGGATTCTGAGGAGGAGGCTCCGCCCCCTAAAAAGGGTGCTCCTGCTAAGCCTGCAGCAAAGGCACCAATCAAGGCTGCTGCTAAAGAGtcctctgatgatgatgatgatgatgaggaagaTGACGACTCAGAAGAAGAGGCCCCACCACCCAAGAAGACCCAAGCAGCCAAGCAATCAGCAAAACCAGCAGCTAAAGGACAGCCCGCTCAAGAGTCATCTGAGGAAGATGACGAGGAAGATGGTAAGACCAGGTTTGCTTTAATATAAAATCTGTACATTACTACAGTGTTGTGATGATTACAAGGGACTTAATACTGATCATGTATGATGTCACCTTTTCATATATCTGATGCAGGTTAATTGCGtttggtcttgttttttttgttgttgtttttttcacaatgaAATGAGACTTAATAATGTTTACATTCTGCAGACTCTGAGGAAGAGATGGATACCACTCCAGCTCCTGCAGCCACAAAGGCAAAGAAAGCTGGCATGGTCAAAGCAAAGGAGGAgtcagaagaggaggaggatgatgatgatgacgatgaagATGATGACGATGAAGATGATGACGATGAAGATGATGAGGAAGAAGATGGTGAGTTTAAGAATACATATTTTCCTCCCTGCTGAGGAATAAAACTTGTATTTGGTTCTGTGGGCTCAAGATTTGCCTccagtttcctttttctttttttttgaaatatttatttttgtgccatCAAGTTTAAAattctttctttcctccacAGAAGCCTCAGTGAAACCTGCAAAGAGAAAAGCGGAAGGCAAGAAAGAGACACCACCTGCTAAGAAAGTAAAGTCAGATGGTGAAGGTAAGGAaggattttattgaaaatgtgaacaaaatttCTACATTGAATGCCACttcacataaaataatgaaacttgttacttttatttagGGCTCAGTTTATTTGTTGGAAATTTGAACTGCAACAAAGATTTTGAAGAGATCAAAGATGGGCTGAGAAAGTTCTTCTCAAAAAACGACATTGAGGCCACTGATGTTCGCCTTggaatgtcaaagtaagcaGCTATTTTGAGTCATTGACTGCTGTGTACATTAAagatttgtgctttttgtgGAATGAGCTGGCAGTATATTGTGTCAGATTAAATCTTGCACATTTTAAACTTGGGCACATTGAAGATTTCAGTTTTGTGGCCTGAATGTTTTGGCAAAGAGAATTTATTAAATGGAAGACATTCTCTTGTTTTGGACAGTGTTAAAAGTGATATGCGTCTTTTACCTTGATAGGAGATTTGGCTATGTAGACTTTGCAAATGAGGACGATCTCAACAAAGCGCTGGAGCTCAACGGCAAGAAATTCATGGGTCAGGAGGTGAAGCTGGATAAAGCTCGCAGCAAAGAGAACTCACAAGAGGGCAAGAAAGGTAATACTACCTACTTATAATAACCTTTATTATGTGGGTTTGGTAGCTATATTACTTttttgggctg
Proteins encoded in this window:
- the LOC103461510 gene encoding nucleolin-like; translation: MDTTPAPAATKAKKAGMVKAKEESEEEEDDDDDDEDDDDEDDDDEDDEEEDEASVKPAKRKAEGKKETPPAKKVKSDGEGLSLFVGNLNCNKDFEEIKDGLRKFFSKNDIEATDVRLGMSKRFGYVDFANEDDLNKALELNGKKFMGQEVKLDKARSKENSQEGKKERDARTLFVKNLPYSATIDDLKEVFESAVDVRLPQGQTGSN